In Arthrobacter sp. CJ23, the genomic window ACTGATGAGGATCACGAACGGCGAATTCGACGTAATTGGCACCGATGGAGACCGCAATCTTGGCGGCTTTGACTTTGATAACAGGTTCATGGAGTACCTGGCACAGCAAGTACGGGAGCAAGGCGGTCCAGACCTTATGGACGACCATGTGCAGCTGGCTGCTCTACGGGAAAAGGCAGAGATCGCGAAACGAAGCCTTACTACGGTTGCGACGACCAACGTGCACATATCCGTGGACGGGCGACCGTTCCGCGTCCAAGCTGCACGCAAGGAATTCGAACGGATTACGGCGGACCTGCTTCGTCGTACCGAGGACCTGGCGGATCTTGTGCTCGAGGAGGCTGGTGTCACCTGGAGCCAGCTGGACCACGTCCTGTTGGTAGGCGGTTCGACACGCATGCCGATGGTCCGTGAGTTGGTGGAACGCCGAGCCGGCCGTCCCGCAAATCGCAGGATTCATCCTGATCAGGCGGTGGCACTCGGGGCAGCTGTACAAGCGGCTATTGAGGAATCTGCGTCCACAGGTAGTCAGATTGAGGTATTCGAGGGAAAGCCACTGGTTGTTTCTGACGTGACCTCGCAGGCCCTAGGCGTGGTCACTGTCGAAGACGATCGCGTAACCAAGATCAATACGACCGTGATCCCCCGCAACAGCAAGATTCCTGCCAAACACAGCCAGGACCTTCAAACGGTGCGGGACCAGCAGACAGCCCTGCACGTGGAGGTGACTCAGGGTGATGATCCTAACCCGGATTTCGTCGTGGTCGTTGGCGAAAAGACGCTGCCAATTCCTGCCTACCCTGCAGGTGCTCCGATTCGGGTCACCTACGCCTACGACATCGATCAAGTGGTGTTTGTTGAGGTTCTTGACCTGACCAGCGGGAAGTCTCTTGGAACTTTCGAAGTGGACCGTGCCGCCAACATGAACGATCGACAGCTCGAAGCAGCGGCAGCGCGAGTCGCAGTCCTACCTGTTCAGTAACAAAAAAGACAAATAGAAAGGCACTGACTTCAATGACCTTCGTTGATTACTACCAAG contains:
- a CDS encoding Hsp70 family protein, translated to MGRAIGIDLGTTYSAVAVLRPSGEPEILPNRDGEEITPSVVLFQNFDGRDEPLVGTMAKHSAPSAPDDVVQFVKRNMGDAAWRFDSSGGQTYTAEEVSAIILKRLKEDAELALGEPVTDAVITVPAYFDDARRVATKQAGKIAGLNVLRVLNEPTAAALSFGLDASEEGVVLVFDLGGGTFDVTLMRITNGEFDVIGTDGDRNLGGFDFDNRFMEYLAQQVREQGGPDLMDDHVQLAALREKAEIAKRSLTTVATTNVHISVDGRPFRVQAARKEFERITADLLRRTEDLADLVLEEAGVTWSQLDHVLLVGGSTRMPMVRELVERRAGRPANRRIHPDQAVALGAAVQAAIEESASTGSQIEVFEGKPLVVSDVTSQALGVVTVEDDRVTKINTTVIPRNSKIPAKHSQDLQTVRDQQTALHVEVTQGDDPNPDFVVVVGEKTLPIPAYPAGAPIRVTYAYDIDQVVFVEVLDLTSGKSLGTFEVDRAANMNDRQLEAAAARVAVLPVQ